One window from the genome of Bdellovibrio sp. NC01 encodes:
- a CDS encoding chemotaxis protein CheB, producing MAAFKEETIISTLLGSCVAVAIHDPTTHIGGLNHYLLPDGLPNESLNTRYGSFAIPALIDECVRLGANRSRLQAKIYGGANVIAVSSLGDGIGKRNIEVAETILKQMNIPIIEKNVAGEHARTIKLNTANFDILHNSSGGGAGETSKQPVDVSGFKPLAIAKNVKVLVVDDSATVRTLFTNIFTKSGLEVVGAAADAYQARELILNKKPDVMTLDIEMPKMSGVMFLEKIMKHHPIPVVMVSSLASTGDAAMKALELGAVEFVHKPSQFDPAVLKDLASMLVDKVRAAASVNVLKKLKEAPPVSDIRPTLSSSPVVKRAAELKVVVVGGNAGSADSLERFIKGLAADTPPVVVSCSTVANFVTAYIGKLKTASKVTPVVAKDGEFLRMGHVYFIPAEHHGRIAPGPQGPVLKLAKGAPVASQLPSSNVLFQSAAASFNKGVFAVLLGGFGSDGVDGLTDVQKLGGATVVQHPDEAQFPYGPQKAIELGVADEVLKADALSGYLMQYRNQNLY from the coding sequence ATGGCAGCTTTTAAAGAAGAGACCATCATTTCAACTCTGCTTGGTTCTTGTGTTGCAGTTGCGATTCATGATCCGACAACTCACATCGGTGGTTTAAATCACTACTTGCTTCCAGATGGTTTACCGAATGAGTCTTTGAATACGCGTTATGGATCGTTTGCTATTCCAGCGTTGATTGATGAATGTGTGCGCTTAGGTGCAAATCGCAGTCGTCTTCAGGCCAAAATCTATGGCGGTGCCAATGTTATCGCCGTGTCATCGTTGGGTGACGGTATCGGCAAACGTAATATTGAAGTGGCTGAAACTATTTTGAAGCAAATGAATATCCCGATCATCGAAAAGAACGTTGCGGGAGAACACGCGCGCACGATTAAGCTGAATACTGCAAACTTCGACATCCTTCACAACTCTTCAGGCGGTGGCGCTGGCGAAACGTCAAAACAACCCGTCGACGTGTCGGGATTTAAGCCATTGGCCATCGCTAAGAATGTGAAAGTTCTGGTGGTTGATGACTCGGCGACAGTTCGTACGTTGTTTACGAACATCTTCACGAAGAGTGGCCTTGAGGTTGTCGGTGCAGCAGCAGACGCTTATCAAGCACGTGAACTAATTTTAAATAAAAAACCAGACGTGATGACTTTGGATATCGAGATGCCAAAGATGTCTGGTGTGATGTTCCTTGAAAAAATCATGAAGCATCATCCAATTCCGGTGGTGATGGTTTCTTCACTGGCAAGTACGGGTGATGCGGCAATGAAAGCCCTTGAATTGGGTGCAGTTGAATTCGTTCATAAGCCTTCGCAGTTCGATCCAGCGGTCTTGAAAGATCTAGCAAGTATGCTTGTTGATAAAGTACGTGCTGCGGCCTCTGTGAATGTATTGAAGAAGTTAAAAGAAGCTCCTCCTGTAAGTGATATCAGACCAACATTGTCATCTTCGCCGGTTGTAAAACGTGCGGCGGAATTGAAAGTTGTTGTGGTTGGTGGCAATGCCGGAAGTGCTGACTCTTTAGAAAGATTTATCAAAGGTTTGGCTGCCGATACTCCGCCAGTGGTTGTGTCATGCAGTACAGTTGCGAACTTCGTGACGGCATATATCGGTAAATTAAAAACAGCATCGAAAGTGACTCCTGTCGTTGCAAAAGACGGCGAGTTTTTAAGAATGGGTCACGTTTATTTCATCCCGGCAGAGCACCATGGTCGTATTGCTCCAGGTCCTCAAGGCCCCGTATTGAAATTGGCGAAAGGTGCGCCGGTGGCGTCGCAACTTCCTTCTAGTAACGTTTTATTCCAGTCGGCAGCGGCTTCCTTCAATAAAGGTGTGTTCGCAGTCCTCTTGGGTGGATTCGGCTCAGATGGCGTGGATGGTTTGACGGACGTGCAAAAGCTTGGTGGAGCTACTGTTGTGCAGCATCCTGATGAGGCGCAGTTCCCTTATGGCCCACAAAAAGCGATTGAACTCGGTGTGGCGGATGAGGTACTAAAAGCTGATGCGCTTTCAGGCTATCTGATGCAATATCGAAATCAGAACTTGTATTAA